From the genome of Sulfurovum sp. NBC37-1, one region includes:
- a CDS encoding pilus assembly FimT family protein, protein MKNLQHLKSAFSMLELIFVIVILGIVSSIGAEVIAQVYESYIVQRAQYRANTKTEQALNQIANRLRYAIPGTVGARVSKTSAFISITEITSTAQRDVLQWVGEDGDSFEAMTSTSRRPGWSGFIDLNQSTTTTLVSPSSNLGLTDEIIQKLSGGSKTISNAKLYFPNGLPSINVTAGSTGENINVSGLSSGSTISERYKLAWSSYAIVFEGSDLWLYYNFAPNFGASLGTIKSKLLSNVTTFSFQGSEGSLRIKVCQYESIDSNVSVAVDTTKSAHSCKEKIVLY, encoded by the coding sequence ATGAAAAATCTACAACACTTAAAAAGTGCCTTTAGCATGTTAGAGCTTATTTTTGTCATTGTTATTCTTGGAATTGTCTCGTCCATAGGTGCAGAAGTCATAGCACAAGTCTATGAAAGCTACATTGTGCAGCGTGCACAATACCGGGCAAATACAAAGACAGAACAGGCACTCAACCAGATTGCCAACCGCTTGCGCTATGCTATACCCGGAACAGTAGGCGCCAGAGTCTCCAAGACAAGTGCATTCATATCCATTACCGAAATCACCAGCACTGCCCAAAGAGATGTATTGCAATGGGTGGGTGAGGACGGTGACAGCTTCGAAGCAATGACTAGTACTTCCAGAAGACCGGGATGGAGCGGGTTTATTGATCTTAATCAGAGTACTACGACAACACTTGTCAGTCCCAGTTCAAATCTTGGTCTTACTGATGAGATTATTCAAAAACTGAGTGGCGGATCTAAAACTATCTCAAACGCCAAACTCTATTTTCCTAATGGACTTCCAAGTATAAATGTTACCGCCGGATCCACCGGCGAAAACATTAATGTTTCAGGTCTCTCCTCCGGCAGTACAATCAGTGAACGCTATAAGCTTGCATGGAGTTCTTACGCTATTGTGTTTGAGGGAAGTGACCTGTGGCTTTATTATAATTTTGCACCTAATTTTGGTGCATCATTGGGAACGATAAAAAGCAAACTACTTTCCAATGTCACTACATTTAGTTTTCAGGGAAGTGAAGGCTCTTTGCGTATCAAAGTATGTCAATATGAATCTATAGATAGCAATGTTTCAGTTGCTGTTGACACAACAAAATCTGCACATTCTTGTAAAGAAAAAATTGTATTGTATTAG
- a CDS encoding pilus assembly FimT family protein: MKRDAFTMLELVFVIVILGIIAALAIPRLDRDLKQGAADNILSAIRYTQHLALLDDKQKFNDAKWQRRFWHIVFGTCTGNDKYYMVGSDNNMTGSTNAYFTQNEAALDPANGKAMFWTNGVDCSTGGDNNVSENIFISKKYGIKTIAPSGGCSNLYVGFDHLGRPYSSGFPNSTKPNNAGHLSSMCTFTFTMSDDSTFAIKIEPETGYAYISGQNNS; encoded by the coding sequence ATGAAACGAGATGCCTTTACCATGCTTGAGCTTGTCTTTGTCATTGTCATACTGGGCATCATTGCCGCACTTGCAATACCAAGACTGGACCGGGACCTCAAACAGGGAGCTGCTGATAATATACTCTCTGCAATTCGATATACACAACACTTGGCTCTTCTTGACGATAAACAAAAATTTAATGATGCAAAATGGCAGCGGCGTTTCTGGCATATTGTCTTTGGAACATGTACGGGAAACGACAAATATTATATGGTTGGCAGTGATAACAATATGACTGGCTCAACCAACGCATATTTTACACAAAATGAAGCCGCATTGGATCCGGCAAACGGCAAAGCAATGTTTTGGACAAACGGAGTAGACTGTAGCACTGGTGGTGACAATAATGTGAGCGAAAATATTTTTATTAGTAAAAAATATGGTATTAAAACTATTGCACCTAGTGGAGGGTGCAGTAATCTTTATGTAGGCTTTGACCATCTCGGTCGTCCTTACAGCAGCGGATTTCCGAATTCCACCAAACCAAATAATGCAGGTCACTTGTCATCAATGTGTACATTTACCTTTACTATGTCTGACGATAGCACTTTTGCAATTAAAATTGAACCAGAAACAGGCTATGCATATATTTCTGGACAAAATAACTCATAA
- the raiA gene encoding ribosome hibernation-promoting factor, HPF/YfiA family, translating into MNKSITGRHFELTDAIKAYADALLEGLKKYHLDITSANIVISADEKNGKKGFHVEFIVNLKDKNTVVITQVDKDVYAAMDLASERVKKSLRRHKEKIKDHKVMSFKDMGEEAEAVSEIATEDIEIVPMDLELHKPLDFEEAIDALREEKKRQFIVFNDYDGHMRVMYKRADGKFGLY; encoded by the coding sequence ATGAATAAAAGTATTACAGGAAGACATTTCGAACTGACCGATGCCATTAAAGCCTATGCTGATGCACTGTTGGAAGGCCTCAAGAAATACCACTTGGATATCACCTCAGCCAATATCGTTATTTCAGCAGATGAGAAGAACGGAAAAAAAGGTTTTCATGTAGAATTCATCGTAAATCTAAAAGACAAGAATACTGTCGTCATCACACAGGTGGATAAAGATGTCTATGCCGCTATGGATCTTGCCAGCGAAAGAGTGAAAAAGAGCCTCAGAAGACACAAAGAGAAGATCAAAGACCACAAGGTCATGAGCTTTAAAGACATGGGTGAAGAGGCAGAAGCTGTTTCAGAAATTGCCACTGAAGATATCGAGATCGTACCAATGGATCTTGAACTTCATAAACCGCTTGACTTTGAGGAAGCCATCGATGCACTCAGGGAAGAGAAAAAAAGACAGTTCATCGTCTTTAACGACTATGATGGCCATATGAGAGTCATGTACAAAAGAGCTGACGGGAAGTTCGGACTTTATTAA
- a CDS encoding DUF481 domain-containing protein, with translation MFKKLLLLLLFTSASYSFISLDPPVIGGKEGVDGETGISGSYTSGNSNTSALGFSAKIEYHQPLWMIYSIAAYHYGESNSEKNTNDGLAHLRYIHRIEETPYDYEFFLQTEFNEFQDVEMRNLAGANIRRRFEGFFDKCYVGLGLFYSYMEPNEITDVDPIYKRTKLNSYLSLVKNINEHFSITYLGFYQPNIEDFSDYRTFQILQLNTSVTKNTSLSLDLQHKHNSTPYHHIEENDFRSSINLNYKFK, from the coding sequence ATGTTCAAAAAACTACTTCTGCTTTTATTGTTTACTTCCGCTTCCTACAGTTTTATTTCTCTTGACCCGCCGGTCATTGGAGGAAAAGAGGGAGTTGACGGGGAAACGGGGATCTCCGGAAGCTACACTTCGGGCAACTCTAACACTAGTGCACTGGGGTTTAGTGCAAAAATAGAGTACCATCAGCCCCTCTGGATGATCTACTCCATCGCAGCCTACCACTACGGTGAATCCAACAGTGAGAAAAATACCAATGATGGTCTTGCCCATCTACGTTACATTCACCGTATCGAAGAGACGCCTTATGACTATGAATTCTTTTTGCAGACAGAGTTCAACGAGTTTCAGGATGTAGAGATGCGCAACCTTGCAGGGGCAAACATCCGTAGGAGGTTCGAAGGTTTTTTTGACAAATGTTATGTAGGGCTGGGCCTTTTCTATTCCTATATGGAACCTAATGAGATCACAGATGTTGATCCGATCTATAAACGTACCAAACTGAACAGCTATCTTTCACTTGTCAAAAATATTAATGAGCACTTTTCCATAACCTACCTCGGCTTCTACCAGCCTAACATCGAAGATTTCTCTGACTACAGAACATTTCAGATCTTGCAGTTAAATACATCTGTTACGAAGAATACATCATTGTCATTGGACCTTCAGCACAAACACAATTCTACACCTTATCATCATATTGAGGAAAATGATTTCAGATCCAGTATCAACCTGAACTACAAATTCAAATAG
- the recG gene encoding ATP-dependent DNA helicase RecG, translating to MEEAKQLFKKLKIYSLLDLALIVPTSYNDTTLSTTLEIGKIHTLEAKVTESSIYGGKLRVGFLLTQSGRRLSSTFFRVTPYHHKLFGVGSTHYIQGRLEEYKGYLQMPQPKSIKQVGKITPKYKSVLKESEIASLMEVYITEQNLFNEGLDSKEVATLMRVHFPKSLDEVYENGGYKSEIIEVLKFVEAYNHLRKLRGKRVDFPALRALNGEMEPFVSNLPFTLTEEQQNVIVQIRKDLAREDKAAKRMIVGDVGSGKTMVILASVMMALPHKSILMAPTSLLALQLYEEACKHLPKSVRIALVMQGKDEGNYREADFIIGTHALLFKEDLPEASLVMVDEQHRFGTKQRQSLEALVSSGERKPHYLQFSATPIPRTQAMMESELLDVSLITTTPFEREVLTQTIGREDFPDLMTHIKEEIAQQHQVLIIYPLVEESSEVPYQSLDESRGFWESRFDNVYVTHGKDKQKEDVLLEFREKGNILLATTVVEVGISLPKLTLIVIVGAERLGLATLHQLRGRVGRNGLKSWCYLFSNSKENFRLQQFAQTTNGFDIAKLDLKFRDSGDILDGTIQSGQRFKWLDMAEDDKIVEQAKVRMKSLKT from the coding sequence GTGGAAGAAGCCAAACAACTTTTTAAAAAACTCAAGATCTATTCTCTACTCGATCTTGCGCTCATCGTACCGACCTCCTACAACGACACTACACTTTCAACGACGCTGGAAATAGGAAAGATCCATACACTTGAAGCCAAGGTGACGGAGAGCAGTATTTATGGAGGGAAACTGAGAGTGGGCTTCCTGTTGACACAGTCAGGGCGAAGGCTTTCATCCACTTTTTTCCGTGTTACCCCTTACCACCACAAGCTTTTTGGAGTGGGTTCAACCCATTATATTCAGGGCAGACTTGAGGAGTACAAAGGCTACCTTCAGATGCCTCAGCCAAAGTCCATCAAACAGGTAGGGAAGATCACTCCAAAATACAAAAGCGTACTCAAGGAGAGCGAGATAGCTTCTTTGATGGAAGTGTACATTACAGAGCAGAATCTCTTCAATGAAGGTTTGGATTCCAAAGAAGTGGCGACACTGATGCGTGTACATTTCCCCAAAAGTTTAGATGAAGTATATGAGAACGGTGGCTACAAGTCCGAGATCATAGAAGTACTGAAATTCGTTGAAGCCTACAACCACCTGCGAAAACTGCGTGGGAAGAGAGTGGACTTTCCTGCTTTGCGTGCACTTAACGGGGAGATGGAACCCTTTGTTTCAAATCTTCCTTTTACGCTTACAGAGGAGCAGCAGAATGTCATAGTGCAGATACGAAAAGACCTTGCAAGAGAGGACAAAGCAGCAAAACGGATGATCGTCGGAGATGTAGGTTCCGGAAAAACCATGGTGATCCTCGCTTCGGTAATGATGGCCCTGCCACATAAAAGCATTTTAATGGCGCCGACATCACTTCTTGCTCTTCAGCTTTATGAAGAGGCCTGTAAACATTTGCCGAAGTCTGTCAGGATCGCTCTGGTCATGCAGGGGAAAGACGAGGGGAACTACCGGGAAGCGGATTTCATCATAGGCACGCATGCGCTTCTGTTCAAAGAGGACCTTCCCGAAGCCTCACTGGTCATGGTGGACGAGCAGCATCGCTTCGGGACCAAACAGCGCCAGAGCCTTGAGGCGCTAGTGAGTTCGGGTGAACGGAAACCGCATTATCTTCAATTCTCGGCTACCCCCATCCCCAGAACGCAGGCGATGATGGAGTCCGAACTGCTCGATGTCTCCCTCATCACCACAACGCCTTTTGAAAGAGAGGTACTGACACAAACCATCGGCAGAGAGGATTTTCCTGACCTGATGACCCATATCAAAGAGGAGATTGCACAGCAGCACCAGGTTCTCATCATCTATCCGCTGGTGGAAGAGAGTTCCGAAGTCCCTTACCAATCCCTGGACGAGAGCAGAGGATTCTGGGAAAGCAGGTTTGACAATGTCTATGTGACGCATGGCAAGGATAAACAGAAAGAAGATGTACTGCTAGAATTCAGGGAGAAAGGCAATATCCTTCTGGCAACCACGGTTGTGGAAGTTGGTATCTCGCTGCCGAAACTTACGCTCATTGTCATCGTGGGGGCGGAGCGTCTCGGTCTGGCTACACTGCACCAACTAAGGGGACGGGTAGGGCGTAACGGTCTGAAGAGCTGGTGCTACCTCTTCTCGAACAGCAAAGAGAACTTCAGGCTCCAACAGTTTGCACAGACCACCAACGGTTTCGACATAGCCAAACTCGACCTGAAATTTCGTGACAGCGGGGATATACTCGATGGAACGATTCAAAGTGGCCAAAGATTCAAATGGCTGGATATGGCAGAGGACGATAAAATAGTGGAACAGGCAAAAGTTAGGATGAAAAGTCTGAAAACTTAA
- a CDS encoding M16 family metallopeptidase has protein sequence MAETVKEVKIKDTQVPVVFEEGNFIPIVSLQLVFTNAGHLSNTKDGLADMSAKLLNEGTKKDGSVGFAQKLDDHAVDVTAHVGRESFVFEVSALKSEFPYAIERLKELLKDPNYTPEALEQVKRQKIGWLTQKKSDFDYIAATKLREILFKGTPLARPYDGTIESVKSISLDDIENFVSTHLGYNNAIAVIGGDISFDEAEKYVNELLPLLPKVKKEKTPWFIASDKKEVVLIPEDTQQAYIYFGAPFDYTYKEKDQYKAKIAEYILGGAGFGSRLMEEIRVKRGLTYGAYSMLRRTKYASYLSGYLQTKLSTQDEAKALVQKVVDDFVSKGITADELESAKKFLVGSEPLRMETLSQRLNRAYNEFYYGRPLGFSKEQLEKIETVTLDEMNAFITSHKELSDLSFSIVTKK, from the coding sequence ATGGCAGAGACGGTAAAAGAGGTTAAGATTAAAGATACGCAGGTTCCTGTGGTATTTGAAGAGGGGAATTTCATTCCCATTGTCTCTTTGCAGCTGGTCTTCACCAATGCGGGTCACCTGAGCAATACCAAAGACGGTCTGGCAGATATGTCGGCAAAGCTTTTGAACGAGGGTACAAAAAAAGACGGTTCTGTTGGTTTTGCACAGAAACTCGATGACCATGCCGTGGATGTAACGGCACATGTGGGACGGGAAAGTTTTGTCTTTGAAGTCTCTGCGCTCAAAAGCGAATTTCCCTATGCGATAGAAAGGCTCAAAGAGCTACTGAAAGACCCGAACTATACCCCGGAGGCACTTGAGCAGGTGAAACGCCAGAAGATCGGCTGGCTGACACAGAAGAAGAGTGATTTTGACTACATCGCGGCAACGAAACTAAGAGAGATACTGTTCAAAGGTACGCCGCTGGCCAGACCGTATGATGGAACGATCGAAAGTGTCAAGTCCATTTCGCTTGACGATATCGAGAACTTCGTCTCTACACACTTGGGCTACAACAATGCTATAGCTGTCATAGGAGGAGATATCTCCTTTGATGAGGCAGAAAAATATGTGAATGAACTTTTACCACTGTTGCCCAAGGTAAAAAAAGAGAAGACTCCCTGGTTTATTGCCTCCGATAAAAAAGAAGTAGTACTCATCCCTGAAGATACGCAGCAGGCATATATCTATTTTGGAGCGCCATTCGACTACACCTACAAAGAGAAAGACCAGTACAAAGCAAAGATCGCAGAGTATATTCTCGGCGGGGCAGGGTTTGGTTCAAGACTGATGGAAGAGATACGCGTCAAGAGAGGGCTGACCTATGGTGCATACTCAATGCTGCGACGTACCAAATACGCTTCCTATCTCAGCGGTTATCTCCAGACGAAACTCAGTACACAGGATGAAGCCAAGGCGCTGGTACAGAAGGTTGTGGATGATTTTGTCAGCAAAGGGATCACAGCCGATGAGCTTGAGTCTGCCAAAAAATTCCTTGTAGGAAGTGAGCCGCTCAGAATGGAAACACTCAGTCAGAGACTTAACCGTGCCTACAACGAATTCTACTATGGCAGGCCGCTCGGTTTCTCCAAAGAGCAGCTTGAAAAAATCGAGACCGTGACACTTGATGAGATGAACGCTTTCATTACATCACATAAGGAGTTGTCAGATCTTTCATTCTCTATCGTGACGAAAAAATAA
- a CDS encoding dehypoxanthine futalosine cyclase: MTMPKTERMTIDKAVDLIENADLKTLGKMALARKKEMHPKGVTTFVVDRNINYTNICWVDCKFCAFYTHEKKEDAYILSFEEIDQKIDELVAIGGTQILFQGGVHPKLEIEWYEDLVEHIHQKYPQVTIHGFSAIEIDYIARRSNLSISEVLARLKAKGLSSIPGAGAEILSDRVRDIIAPKKLDKDTWLEVHREAHKLGIKSTATMMYGTVETTREIVEHWDYVRQLQDETGGFRAFIMWSYQSDHTQLKRELPTITKTTSNQYLRYLAVARLFLDNIPNIQSSWVTQGSYIGQMALLFGANDLGSTMMEENVVSAAGAKNEMNQEEMVRLIRDVGENPAKRNTAYEILERF, translated from the coding sequence ATGACAATGCCAAAAACAGAACGCATGACCATTGACAAAGCCGTCGATCTCATAGAGAACGCCGATCTCAAAACACTGGGCAAAATGGCCCTGGCACGTAAAAAAGAGATGCATCCCAAGGGGGTGACCACTTTTGTCGTGGACAGGAACATCAACTATACCAATATCTGCTGGGTCGACTGTAAATTCTGTGCCTTTTACACGCATGAGAAGAAGGAAGATGCCTATATCCTCTCTTTCGAGGAAATCGACCAGAAAATCGACGAACTTGTCGCCATAGGCGGAACGCAGATACTTTTTCAGGGCGGGGTACACCCCAAACTTGAGATCGAATGGTATGAAGACCTGGTCGAGCACATCCATCAGAAATATCCGCAGGTCACCATTCACGGTTTCTCTGCCATTGAGATAGACTATATCGCACGTCGATCTAACCTGAGTATCTCCGAAGTGCTTGCACGACTCAAGGCCAAAGGGCTCAGTTCCATCCCGGGTGCCGGAGCGGAGATACTTTCCGACAGAGTACGCGACATCATCGCACCCAAGAAACTCGACAAGGATACCTGGCTTGAAGTACACAGAGAAGCTCACAAGCTGGGCATCAAATCGACAGCGACCATGATGTACGGGACCGTAGAGACGACCAGAGAGATCGTGGAGCACTGGGATTACGTGCGTCAGCTTCAGGACGAGACAGGCGGTTTCAGGGCTTTCATTATGTGGTCCTACCAGAGTGACCATACACAGCTCAAAAGAGAATTGCCGACCATCACCAAAACGACTTCCAATCAGTACTTGCGTTACCTGGCCGTGGCAAGGCTTTTTTTGGACAATATCCCCAACATTCAGAGTTCATGGGTAACACAGGGTTCCTATATCGGCCAGATGGCACTGCTTTTTGGTGCGAACGATCTCGGCTCTACCATGATGGAAGAGAACGTTGTCTCCGCTGCGGGTGCGAAAAATGAAATGAACCAGGAAGAGATGGTGCGATTGATCCGTGATGTAGGGGAGAATCCTGCAAAACGTAATACGGCGTATGAAATTTTGGAAAGATTTTAA
- the nusB gene encoding transcription antitermination factor NusB, whose translation MATRHQARTAVVGLLYAYDLGNENIAKFSDEILEEDKIRNKQRDFSHDLFDGTIENLEMLDAEIEKHLTDWDYDAIGRVEKAILRLGAYEILVAKTDRAIIINEAVELAKSLADEKSPQFINGVLDAIGK comes from the coding sequence ATGGCAACAAGACATCAGGCAAGAACAGCGGTTGTAGGGCTACTTTACGCTTATGACCTGGGCAATGAGAACATTGCCAAATTCTCCGATGAGATACTCGAAGAGGACAAGATACGCAACAAGCAGAGAGATTTTTCGCATGACCTTTTTGACGGGACCATAGAAAATCTTGAAATGCTCGATGCTGAGATAGAGAAACATTTGACCGACTGGGATTACGATGCTATCGGTAGAGTGGAAAAAGCCATTTTGCGTCTGGGTGCCTACGAGATCCTCGTAGCCAAAACAGACAGGGCTATCATCATCAACGAAGCGGTGGAGCTTGCGAAATCGCTTGCAGACGAAAAATCGCCGCAGTTCATCAACGGCGTGCTGGATGCGATAGGGAAATAA
- the ribH gene encoding 6,7-dimethyl-8-ribityllumazine synthase yields MKIVEGNLSVDKSKKVAIINARFNHFITDRLVEGAKDAYARHGGNPEELDLILVPGAFEIPFALDKALASGKYDAVCCLGAVIRGATPHFDYVSAEATKGVANVTLKYGKPATFGVLTVDSIEQAIERAGTKAGNKGAEAMAGLIELINLYGSLEK; encoded by the coding sequence ATGAAAATAGTAGAAGGAAATCTTTCCGTAGACAAAAGTAAAAAAGTAGCGATTATCAATGCAAGGTTCAACCACTTCATTACAGACAGACTGGTGGAGGGGGCAAAAGATGCCTATGCAAGACACGGCGGGAACCCTGAAGAGCTTGACCTGATCCTCGTACCGGGTGCTTTCGAAATCCCGTTCGCTCTGGACAAAGCTCTGGCATCAGGGAAATACGATGCCGTATGCTGTCTTGGTGCCGTGATCAGAGGTGCAACACCGCATTTCGACTATGTTTCAGCAGAAGCGACAAAAGGCGTGGCCAACGTCACGCTCAAGTATGGGAAGCCGGCGACCTTTGGTGTACTGACCGTTGACAGTATTGAACAGGCGATCGAAAGAGCTGGAACCAAAGCTGGCAACAAGGGTGCTGAAGCGATGGCAGGACTGATCGAGCTTATCAATCTTTACGGATCATTAGAAAAATAA
- the kdsA gene encoding 3-deoxy-8-phosphooctulonate synthase, with amino-acid sequence MILIAGPCVLESRENVMRIAESLGKYDDDCTKDFYFKASFDKANRTSLDSFRGPGLEEGLKMLQEVKEQFGYKILTDVHDYTQPAAVAEVADVLQIPAFLSRQTDLLVAAAKTSAVVNIKKGQFLAPAAMEHSVAKVLKTRGFDGKVNYENAEKYNVWLTERGSSFGYGNLVVDMRGLVTMRQFAPVIFDATHSVQMPASGGASSGGDSSFVPYLSRAAAAVGVDGFFFETHFDPSIALSDGPNMIELQKLDGLIEQIDAIRSIVE; translated from the coding sequence ATGATACTGATCGCCGGACCCTGTGTCCTTGAAAGCCGTGAGAATGTAATGCGTATAGCCGAGTCACTGGGGAAATATGATGATGACTGTACCAAGGATTTCTACTTCAAAGCGAGTTTTGACAAGGCTAACCGTACCAGTCTGGACAGTTTCAGAGGCCCCGGCCTGGAAGAAGGCCTCAAAATGCTGCAGGAGGTCAAAGAGCAGTTCGGTTACAAGATACTGACCGATGTGCATGACTATACACAGCCCGCAGCGGTGGCTGAAGTGGCGGATGTTTTGCAGATACCGGCATTCCTTTCCCGCCAGACAGACCTGCTGGTAGCCGCGGCAAAGACCTCTGCTGTAGTGAACATCAAAAAGGGGCAGTTCCTTGCACCGGCGGCTATGGAACACTCTGTAGCCAAAGTACTTAAAACCAGAGGGTTTGACGGTAAGGTGAATTACGAAAATGCCGAGAAATACAATGTCTGGCTGACAGAACGCGGCTCGAGCTTCGGGTACGGGAACCTGGTGGTCGATATGCGCGGATTGGTCACTATGCGTCAGTTTGCACCAGTGATCTTCGATGCGACACACTCGGTACAGATGCCTGCATCAGGCGGAGCAAGCAGTGGAGGAGACAGTTCTTTTGTGCCATATCTTTCACGTGCGGCCGCAGCAGTCGGTGTGGACGGTTTTTTCTTTGAGACCCACTTTGATCCAAGCATCGCTTTGAGTGACGGCCCGAATATGATAGAATTGCAAAAACTTGACGGGTTGATCGAGCAGATTGATGCCATACGAAGTATCGTAGAATAA
- a CDS encoding DMT family transporter — protein MTQIIRNMDRGILFMLLASLSFAFMGGFAKVVSQILPPVEVTFFRNIFGVVLVGISIYKVPLKQTGGKFLLLIFRGSMGFAALLAYFYIMAHIPLGEAVTYNKTSPIFVAIFAYIFLKEKLPPPAMIAIVIGFVGIVLIAQPQGGSFDKYDILGIFSGIGAALAYTSIRELRRYYDTRAIVMSFMGVGTIAPLFLMLITPYVSVPEGFDWMFAKFVMPEGIAWLYVTAVGIFATMSQLLMTKAYELTKAGIVGTISYSNIVFALIIGTLLGDPIPDFWTILGIILVIVSGLMVALVKEKP, from the coding sequence ATGACTCAGATCATCAGGAACATGGACAGAGGTATCCTTTTTATGCTGCTGGCATCACTCTCGTTTGCTTTCATGGGTGGCTTCGCCAAAGTGGTCTCTCAGATCCTGCCTCCTGTTGAGGTGACTTTTTTCAGAAATATCTTCGGTGTGGTGCTTGTCGGGATTTCCATTTACAAAGTGCCGTTAAAACAGACAGGCGGTAAGTTCCTGCTTCTGATCTTTCGGGGCTCCATGGGCTTTGCCGCACTGCTGGCATACTTCTACATCATGGCGCATATTCCTCTCGGGGAAGCGGTGACCTACAACAAAACTTCTCCGATCTTCGTGGCGATCTTTGCCTATATCTTTCTGAAAGAGAAACTGCCTCCCCCGGCGATGATCGCGATCGTGATCGGCTTCGTCGGTATTGTGCTGATCGCACAGCCACAGGGAGGCAGTTTTGACAAATACGATATCCTGGGTATCTTTTCGGGTATCGGTGCGGCCCTGGCATACACGTCTATCAGGGAACTTCGAAGATATTACGATACCCGGGCCATAGTCATGTCCTTTATGGGCGTAGGAACCATAGCACCGCTCTTTTTGATGCTCATCACACCATATGTAAGCGTCCCGGAGGGATTCGACTGGATGTTCGCAAAGTTCGTGATGCCCGAAGGAATAGCATGGCTTTATGTGACCGCCGTGGGTATTTTCGCCACGATGTCTCAACTTCTGATGACCAAAGCCTATGAACTGACCAAAGCGGGGATCGTAGGGACCATCTCCTACAGCAATATCGTCTTCGCTCTGATCATAGGGACACTGCTTGGGGACCCCATTCCTGATTTTTGGACAATTTTGGGTATAATCCTGGTTATTGTCTCAGGGCTGATGGTCGCGTTGGTCAAAGAGAAACCGTAA
- a CDS encoding DUF3108 domain-containing protein, with the protein MKKTIRYVLFMIFAASGVQAKVLDATYSVSYGMFGQLGISKAHLETKGDTYVIEAGARTTGIVKKLSRNRQEKYISKGHIVDGMLISDSLQVIRSYGDKYAEKIYTVDHQNRKVTKTSIAKKKGKVYRNETKELDFYSQDDLLTLYFNLSKKMDLAKAGTYELSAVGAEKQNGKVKIVIPDDNRQVDYEKTLGKGDFWYLTAIVYQKIFESNKGELMIAIGKDGIAQKAVLKDLILYGDLVAKRIK; encoded by the coding sequence GTGAAGAAAACAATACGCTATGTACTTTTTATGATCTTTGCAGCATCCGGCGTGCAGGCAAAAGTGCTCGATGCGACATACAGTGTCAGCTACGGTATGTTCGGACAGCTCGGTATTAGTAAAGCGCATCTCGAGACAAAAGGGGATACTTATGTCATAGAAGCAGGGGCCAGAACAACAGGCATCGTCAAAAAACTGAGCAGGAACCGACAGGAGAAGTACATCAGCAAAGGGCACATTGTCGACGGTATGCTGATCTCCGATTCGCTGCAGGTGATCAGGAGTTACGGTGACAAATATGCTGAAAAGATCTATACTGTCGACCATCAGAACAGAAAAGTAACGAAAACCTCCATAGCGAAGAAAAAGGGAAAGGTTTACAGGAACGAAACGAAAGAGCTTGATTTTTACTCTCAGGATGATCTGCTCACACTCTATTTCAATTTATCAAAGAAGATGGATCTGGCAAAAGCCGGGACCTATGAGCTGAGTGCGGTCGGCGCAGAGAAGCAGAACGGAAAGGTGAAAATAGTGATTCCTGATGATAACAGACAGGTTGATTATGAAAAAACACTGGGGAAGGGAGACTTTTGGTATTTGACGGCCATCGTTTACCAGAAGATATTCGAGAGCAACAAAGGTGAATTAATGATCGCCATCGGCAAAGACGGGATCGCCCAAAAAGCTGTTCTGAAAGACTTGATATTGTATGGTGACTTGGTGGCAAAAAGGATCAAATAA